A genomic window from Silene latifolia isolate original U9 population chromosome 11, ASM4854445v1, whole genome shotgun sequence includes:
- the LOC141614487 gene encoding uncharacterized protein LOC141614487, producing the protein MALIETHMNGEHAEKLCNIFGYTGHTRVDAIGFSGGIWLYWKPELVDIVPVVRHHQYLTVEVIRRGELPWFFSAVYASPNPMNRRELWTELETYARANNHPWMLAGDFNETRNLAEQHGGDNNMARRCENFDNWIENCELIELEFSGPLHTWARGNSLETRQSARLDRALCNSDWSLMFSEASVKHLPAFQSDHCPLLISPNGFALLNSIQRPFRFQTAWLTHEKFSEFVSNSWLPSENIVTQLSNFSQKLQQWNEEVFGNIFRQKRHLLARIAGCQKYRSVQRTSNLIKLEAKLRKELDEILE; encoded by the coding sequence ATGGCTCTTATTGAGACCCATATGAACGGAGAACATGCTGAAAAATTGTGCAATATCTTTGGGTACACCGGCCATACCCGAGTTGATGCCATTGGGTTTAGTGGTGGTATATGGCTCTACTGGAAACCAGAATTGGTGGATATCGTTCCTGTTGTTAGACACCATCAGTATCTCACAGTCGAAGTCATTAGAAGAGGCGAACTTCCCTGGTTCTTCTCGGCTGTTTATGCCAGTCCGAATCCTATGAATCGAAGAGAATTATGGACTGAATTGGAGACTTATGCCCGAGCTAATAACCATCCTTGGATGCTAGCAGGAGACTTCAATGAAACCCGTAACTTAGCAGAACAACATGGAGGAGATAATAATATGGCTCGGAGATGTGAAAACTTTGATAACTGGATTGAAAACTGTGAATTAATTGAACTTGAATTCTCAGGCCCACTTCATACATGGGCTCGAGGTAACTCGCTGGAAACTCGGCAGAGCGCTAGGTTAGATCGGGCCTTATGTAATAGTGATTGGAGTTTGATGTTTAGCGAGGCGAGTGTTAAGCATTTGCCTGCATTCCAATCTGACCATTGCCCTCTTTTAATTTCCCCTAACGGCTTTGCTCTTTTGAATTCGATACAACGACCTTTCCGCTTTCAAACCGCGTGGCTAACTCATGAGAAATTCAGTGAATTTGTCTCTAACAGTTGGTTACCATCAGAGAACATTGTAACCCAACTGTCGAACTTCTCTCAGAAATTACAACAGTGGAATGAAGAGGTATTTGGAAATATTTTTCGGCAAAAACGACATCTTCTAGCTCGTATTGCAGGCTGCCAGAAATACCGTTCGGTGCAACGGACTAGCAATCTCATTAAACTGGAGGCCAAATTAAGAAAAGAGTTGGATGAAATTCTTGAATGA